The Cryptosporangium phraense genomic interval TGAAGGCGAAGAACAGGATCAGGGCGGCCGAGGTGACCAGCCGGCCAGTGTTGGCGATGCCTTCCACGACGGCCTTGTCGGTCGCCGTGCGCTCGTCCGCACCCGGCGTGGTGAGGGAGTCGTACTCCTCCCGCATCCGGGAGAGGATGAAGACCTCGTAGTCCATCGAGAGGCCGAACAGGAACGCGAAGGCCGCGATCGGCACCCAGATGGTCACCGCGCCGGAGGCGGACTGGTTGAACAGCAGGTCCGAGCCATAGCCCTTCTGCCAGATCAGAACGGTGACGCCGTAGGCCGCACCGATCGAGAGCGTGTTCAGGGCCAGCGCCTTGATCGGCAACCACGGCGATCGCAGTGCCCGGGCCAGCAGCAGGAACGTGACGACGGCCACGGCCAGTACGACCCATCCGGCGTTGCCGTAGACAGCCGAAATGAAGTCGGCGTCTTCGGCCGGGGTGCCGCCCACCATCGCGTCACCGAACTCAGCGCCGTCCAGCGTCGTCCGGATGTCTTTCACGGTGGCGCGGCCGGCGTCGCCGGCGGGATCGTCGTCGGTCCAGACCTGGAGGAGAGTCCGGCCGTCGGCGCGCCAGCCGTCGGTATCGGGAGCGACGGCGGCCGCGACGCCGTCCATCGTGCGGAGGCGGTCGAGAGCCCGATCGGTGTACTTCTCGCCGATCAGGACCTCGGTGGGGCGGGCCACGCCCGGTGGCAGGCCGGCGGCGACCGCGCTGGTCAGCGCCTGCGACGCGGGTGATTCGGACGCGATCCCACTCAATTGGGCCGTGCCCAGGGTCAGCGTCAGCACCGGCGCGGCCAGCGCCAGCAGCACGACGACCGAACCCACTGCGGTCAGCCAGCGTCGGCGCAGCACCCCGGCGGCGATGGCGGCCCACATCCGGCTGCGGGTCACGGCCGGCTTACGACGCGGCCAGTTCAGTCTCGGGCCGACCGCGCTGAGCAAGGCCGGCACCAAGGTCAGCGACACGGCGACGCTGAACAGGGGAATCAGCAGCCCGCCGAGCCCGATGCTGCGCAGAAACGGCAGCGGCACCAGGACGAGCGCCGCCAAGGACACCGCGACGGTCACGCCGCTGAACACCACCGACCGACCAGCCGTGGCCATGGCCGTCCGGACCGCGTCGTCGTTGCTGGCACCCCTGGCGGTTTCCTCGCGCCAGCGGGTCACCACCAGCAGCGAGTAGTCGATGGCAACACCGAGCCCGATGAGCGCGATCAGGTATTCCACGACGGCCGAGACATCGGTCAGGTAGGTCAGGCCGAGCAGGGCCACGAACGTTCCGAGGATGGAGACGGCGGCCACTACCAGCGGTAGCCCGGCCAGCAGGGAGCCGAACACCAGAGCCAGCACGACCAGCGCACCGACCCCGCCCAGCAGCACCTCGACGATCAGACCGCGGTCGTTCCCACCGCCTTCCTCGAGAAGGCTGAAGCCGGTGACGGTCACCTCGACGCCGTCACCGGACGCGCGTTCGGCGACCTGCTCCAGGGCCGGTGTCGCAGCGGCGTACGAATCGGGACCCGGCGTGATCGGCGGGTACACGACGGCCACCGCGCTGTCCGGACCGGCGGCCAGGACCTCCGCGCCCGGGTCGGCGGGCGCGACCGTCCGGGTTCCGGGCACTGCTTTCCGGGCGGCGACGGCCACCTCGTTCGCCGCGGCCGTCGCCCCGTCACCCTTCACGACGAGCAGCAGCGGATCGTTGAGCCCGCCGTTGCCGAACCGGTCGAGGATCTGCTGGTTGGCCTCGTAGGCCGGCTGGCCCGGCAGTCGGAATTCCAGGGAGAGGCGGTCGACGGTGGTGGCCGCCGTGGAGGCGCCCGCGACCGCTACCACCAGCCAGACGAGGGCGACGAGCAGCCGGTGCCGCAGTACCAGGTCGGTGAGTCGTTTCACGGTGCTCTTCCGTCGAGGTATAAGGAACCTGATAGGTATCAGCTAACTTATACTTGAGGCATGGAGACCTCGCCATTCGGCTGGAGCGGTGGAGACCCCGACGCCTTCATGGCGATGACCCTGACCCGCACCGCCCTCGCGATGCGCAGGACCTTCGTCGCCGCGCTA includes:
- a CDS encoding MMPL family transporter, translated to MKRLTDLVLRHRLLVALVWLVVAVAGASTAATTVDRLSLEFRLPGQPAYEANQQILDRFGNGGLNDPLLLVVKGDGATAAANEVAVAARKAVPGTRTVAPADPGAEVLAAGPDSAVAVVYPPITPGPDSYAAATPALEQVAERASGDGVEVTVTGFSLLEEGGGNDRGLIVEVLLGGVGALVVLALVFGSLLAGLPLVVAAVSILGTFVALLGLTYLTDVSAVVEYLIALIGLGVAIDYSLLVVTRWREETARGASNDDAVRTAMATAGRSVVFSGVTVAVSLAALVLVPLPFLRSIGLGGLLIPLFSVAVSLTLVPALLSAVGPRLNWPRRKPAVTRSRMWAAIAAGVLRRRWLTAVGSVVVLLALAAPVLTLTLGTAQLSGIASESPASQALTSAVAAGLPPGVARPTEVLIGEKYTDRALDRLRTMDGVAAAVAPDTDGWRADGRTLLQVWTDDDPAGDAGRATVKDIRTTLDGAEFGDAMVGGTPAEDADFISAVYGNAGWVVLAVAVVTFLLLARALRSPWLPIKALALNTLSIGAAYGVTVLIWQKGYGSDLLFNQSASGAVTIWVPIAAFAFLFGLSMDYEVFILSRMREEYDSLTTPGADERTATDKAVVEGIANTGRLVTSAALILFFAFIALSTVPALEVKVLATALALGIAIDAVIVRGLLAPALVGVLGRANWTTPRWLQRGLRLPSTPNSATRPGER